One Vitis vinifera cultivar Pinot Noir 40024 chromosome 15, ASM3070453v1 genomic window, CAACTGCCGGAGCAGGATTGCCATACGCTGTccctttgaaaaaaatagaggCAGTAGCATTCCCGGaagttaaatattttcttatggagTTAGCTGCTGAAGCCCCTAGAGAGGTGGCCGGTAAAATGTGTGGATCAGCAATGAGTTCTTCTCCTTGCTCATCGGTATTCAGCAGTAGCATACCAGCTCCACCGGCCATTTTCACTACTTCCCCTTTTCCAGCATTGCCCCTTTCAACTGGGCTGTCATTGCCTCTGTCACATACAACAATCTTTCCTTTTACCAAGTCCGGAGAGAGTGTACCTCCATTGCAGAGCTGAGCTCCTTCCTCGCCTGCAGTTTCGTTGTAAACAAGCAACAATTGCTGAGTTGACTTGCCAGAATACAAAGATGCCCCATGAAAGATTTCTCCATTTCCAAGCTTAACTATGGTAGAGAAGCTTCTATCCATGGAGCTTGCGGCAACGGTCATCATCCATGGTGCTGAATTGAAAACAGATAAATCGGAAGGCCCTGAGTTTCCTGCAGGGAAAGCAACTACAACCCCTTTCTGGACCGCCCCTAGAGAAGCAATAGCTACGGGGTCACTATAATAAGGCCTTGAGGGGCCTCCCAGAGAGAGGGACAAGACATCAACCCCATCGGAAACAGCCTGGTCTATGGCTGCTAATACATCAGAGGCAAAACAACCAAGTGCATAACAAGCTTTATAAACTGCAATTCTTGATGAATACATCATTCCACTGGCGAAGCCCTTGCCCATACCGAATAGGCTAGCTCCAGGTACCACATTGCCAGCTGCAATAGATGCCGTGTGAGTTCCATGGCCCAGGGAGTCCCTGGGGGATCGAAAATCCTCtgtttcattgatttttttccttttggactCATAGCCTTGGAAGAAGGCTTTTGCTCCTATAAGCTTCTTATTGCAATTGGAAGATGTGAAGTTTGTGCCTTCCTCGCAGACACCCTTCCACCGGGAGGGCACCGGTGGCATGCCCCAGTCATGGAAGCTAACATGCTCAGGCCATATTCCACTATCAATAACACCAATTATCACGTCTGTGGTGAAATGGGGAGCAAACCATAGTCCTCTCCAGGGGTGCAGGCCGAGAAACTGAGGTGAGTGTGTGGTGTGGAGGCTCAGTATTTCATCAGGGACAGCTGACATGAACCCCTCGACTTTGTTCAAGGATTCCAACTGCTTGGTGGAGAGCTTTGCAGCAAAGCCAGTAATGGCAGTTTCATAGGCGTAGAGGAGCTGAGGGGGTGATGTTTCTTCTTCACCTCCTTCTTCTTCAGTTGACAATTCAGTGATGGAATCCATCACTTCTTCATACCATTTCCTGGAGTCCCCAAGCATACTGTCTAGAGCTGTGATCTTGGCCTTGTCCATGTGAACTATATATGTTTGTTTGTCTGCTGAAGCAGTTGGAGTGGCAGCAGCCACGAAAACTAGCAGCAACAATGATATTCTGTACACCATGGTGCCTgcaggaaaaaagaaaaacgatATTAATATAAACATAGAAAATTGAGTGGATGGTCATGAATTATAAGGTGGAAGTCTCAACATTCCATCTATGGATAAACTAATGTGGATTAATTATAGGCAGAGAGGATGGAGAAGGCTGATCTCAGTTTTTGCCATAGCTTTTTTCCCCCCAAACCCAAAGCACATTTGGAGAGATCAAACCAAACAAACCAAGCCCCACCCCCACTGCCAAGACTACAAACCAACACATTTGAATCTGTCCCGGTTTATAAGAGAACTGATAAATTATGGGTTTGACCAAATCAATCATGTTCCCAAAAAGAGTAGTCTCTGGGCCTTTTAGGCTTACAGATCAGGAGCAAGGCATGAAGAAATGGGCCTAAGAACCAAtcaacagagagagagagagagagagagagagagagagagagagagagagagaacctcCTTTCTTTTTCAACCGAAAAGAGTTGAGGAATGATCAAAGCTGAAGAGTGAAGAGCATCTTATATAGGCAAAGAAAGTTGGAAAACTGAGAGCCCTGTGTGCTCCCCAGCTTACAATCACAAGTCTTCTTCCACTGTCTTTCCTTTTACGATAAAGAGGGACAAGACCACCCAGTAAATCATGCCTCATATGAACTCCGGAGAGAGACAGAGAAGTAACACATTTGAGTGGAGGATGTTTACACGTTAATGTAGTTGAGACTCCACATTTTAGGAAGTCTTCCATTGGTGAAAGTCCCAGTTTACCTCCTCAAGGTCCACCATTTGTAATATATTATGGAACATTACGTGACTGGCATCAAGCTAGAATGGAGTAGAAACTTTTCCATAAATGATGTTTCTTgagaaaatactaaagaaaaccCTTCCCCCATTTTCCACTTTCTATGTTAATCGTGTTCCCATTCTCCATTGACTGTCTCTCCAGAAATTGCTGAACAACCCCCCCTCTCCTGTTCTTGTTTGTGAGCTAATCAGTTTAATAGCTCTTAATGGGCATTTTGTGGACAACCTTTGTTGAAACACGTTTCGGGTAAGTGCCACAGATAAGCCTTTTCCACACTttctatattaattaataatcatGTTCTCATCACCTCTCAGCTTGTGGCATGCATATTATTTCTAACAAGCTTTTGTGAAACTAGTAGAATGGtagtttttggaaaatgtttttgttACAAAATAGTGagaatagataaaataaaaaaaaagaattaaaacacACATATTTTACGTGAAAAAGTCcagagaagaaaaataacagatagaggaaaaagaaaacccaTTATGTTAAAAAACTGatacaagaaagaaaatatgcGAACGActactatatatgtataaacatcataactatatatatatatatatgagaaagaAAACCCATTATGCTAAAAAATTGatacaagaaagaaaagatacGAGCGACTATTACATAAGTATAAACATCATaactatgtatatatatatatatatatatatatatatatatatatatatatatataataggtcCAAATTGCGGGGGCTTGGTTTGTGGTGGTAACAGAGAGATCGGGTCGAACTAAATAGAATTTGAGTCACCAagctttaataattttttgacatCTTTCTTAGGATTGGATAACTGGTTTTCTTAAAGACTTAAACTTAACAAAAGATTTGATAGTATCATactattaatatatttcatgGGTTTCAATACTTTCCTTGTGTGGAGTTTCAAGGGCATGGATAGGCTCAACAAGTTGTGAAAGTAGGTGAACATGTGGTGAGGTTCAAAGACATCACCTTTAATCCAATATGTTAgacaattagtttttttttaaaattttatttatggctatgtttgatttttgaaggaaaatatcatcaaaagaaaataaaaaggaaaaaggaaaaataagaagaaagaaaaaaaatgaaaatttgtgaGGTTCGAAGACATCACCTTTAATCTAGAcaatcaatttttctaaaattttatttatgactatgtttgattcttgaaaatttttaaaggaaaatattaggaaaaaaaaatagaaaggaaaagtaaggagaaagaaaaaaatgatttttttccccttttttacgtaaaaaaaaaatgaaataatttaaaaatacataaatttctaattagttttaattaaaatttgtaatttttttgtatttttcattatttttcagaatgaactaaatacaagaaaatcacttttctttataattttttcttctttaatactTTCCCACAATCAAATATAGCCTAATTAACTTCATAACGCATATGAGCTCATATGAGCTTCTATACCTACTCTCATGCAgcctatttttattattaaagagCAAAGACTCATTGATGCTTTCCAATTCGCCTTCACTTAGTGCAAAATTGTTGGTGCATAGTGCATAGAGATCAAAGGGCATCAAAGATTTCAAATGCTAGCCACTATTGGATTCAAATGATTTCCCTCTTTGGTGGTTTCCTCACTTGCAACTTCAAAATTATTACAAAGTTAGAAGTAAAGTTTCAACCCTAGACCCTTTTCCCAACAACCATGAGCTCCTTGAATCTTGAAACCATTGGAAGAAAAAATTCATCTAATTTCCTATGttgaaaattatagaaaattagaaaaagaatgaaTGAAACGTTCATCACATTCAAATTCAAATGTTTTAATTACGCTTAAACCCAATACCCATGATAAACACTTACCTATAATAAGAAGCTCACTAACACATACTCACCATAAAATAAGACTGAATTCAAAAGCTTGAATCATTTGCTATGAGAAAGGGGACATAGGGTTAAGAAGTGGGTTTGGTGAAACTCAAGAAAGGGTCCATCCCTTGTGTTTCATGCCATTATTTTAATGGCTTCATCACCAATTGTGATGGGCTTTGTTGAGAAATCCAATAAGCTCCCTTGGGCCCTACTCATGGTAATGGACCTTTCAGTTGTTGTGAGTCTTCCACTTCTTACCAATAGATAGAGACTAATGTGAATGCGTGTCCACGTAGCTTACACGTCATTTATTGGTGAGTAAAGTTTAAATTTTGATGTATCATTTCTTAGTTGCACGTATCTCTTAAATGTATTAATTTTCGGTTCAAAtcccattatatatattaaggGATTTTTGTTATCAAGCATGATATGAATATTAAAcctaaattatacaaatttaagcttttaggaaaattagtgAGTCAactaatttggaattcattcgaggaatttggaatttataattgaataagggagaaaattttttatgttaGATAAATATGAACTTCTCCTAATCCtataaacacattttaaaactGTAAGAGTTTATTTGAACCCAAAACAGATAATATATACACGATTGAATACGagtcattataaatgatatcaaaacCAATCCCCTGTCTTGGTATGAGGGTTTCTTTGACCTCGTGAGGGGTACCTATTTGTTTAGCTCTGTAATCCCTTGATACATAATGAAGACGTTATATTTATATGAGAGGTGTTTGTGATATTGTACATTGGATATAAGATAAAGTTTTTGatgttatataaatatgaatttttcttAGTTgtataaatgcattttaaaatcatgagggTCTTTTTGCATCTATgcgttaaaaaaaaaaaaagaaaaaaaaaaaagaaaaaaaaaaaaggatgtttTGCCTTGGTCACCCATTTTGTTgttagaaagagaaagaggtGCAAAATAATGTACTTAcactaaaaaataaagatgaaaacTTCATTCTACGTATATTAATTGTAAGAAATTGAATGTATTTCTGTGTATGTAAATTCAATCCTTATATTGAATAATTCCAATAGCTTACTTTAGAAGGtaaaaatgataacaataaaCTGTAATTCCTAACCTAAAGGCAAATAGTTATGACTTAGGAAAGGAAAAACTCAACCActtatggaaaaaaatatatactataattaaaaaaaaaaagaatcaaataagaaatattagaatagagaaaaaaaattaatatcctaaaattttttaaaataaaattgtaaaatttaaaaatacaatagtGGATCCTTTAAcatgaaaaggaataaaaataaagaattagtgattttaagttaatgatctctatatattttatttaaagccGTGTTAATTCTTtcgatattaaaatttttaacctcCAATTTAGgggatgtttgataaaacttaatacttattacttaataaattaagttgattttaagttaacttatatttaaattataaacttaaaatttattacttaattcttactttaagtattaagattgtttaataaaattaacttatgacttattttaaattatcaagttgACATACttatcatcataaattataattaggacaATGGAGATTAAGTAACAATGGAGGTTGTGGAATAATAAAGGAGATCGTGGAGATAGTTAGAACAAATGAAggtaaaaaactaaaataaatatgtggacttaagaataagttaattgtttttatttattacttagagttgttttttactttaaatcatatcattaaattattttaccaaatattattaatttatttaatgacttaaattaaattattaagttggcTTACGAAACATCCATTTAGTTTGACTTAGCATGACCTACGTCCATTTCATAGACATGCGAAAGTTTTATTGTGTTGGGCCGTAGATGGGTTGTTTGGGCCTCAACTAAGTTTTTCACCTCACATTGTGGGCCTTGCCCGGCCCGGAGTAATTCTGATTAGGCCCGCGTCTTTGTATACGAGTCCCAAGAGTACATTTCTTGAAGGATATACATACACACttcaaaaaaactttattttaatcatggaagtataaagacaaaaaatattaataaataaataaataaatattatgtgCAAAAAAATACGTGAATAAAAGTTAGGGGGCATTTGATGAAAGAGTTACAATtgtaaagtgattttttttttaaatgataggttttattttttttaagtatgttTAGCTAcgtacataaattttaaataatttaagattaaatatcacaaaaaaaaaatattgaatttataatttttttaaattttttgttccatttttatcatttctataaaataaagaattttatttttaaattatttttatattaaaatttatatatcttcttttgaatcaaaatttttattataagtttcttcatataataatattaaaattctaaaaaaaaaactctatttttaattgatttatagaAACTATATATActctattttaattaatttatgttgaaattaaatttcttttaaaatacaacCTTTTATTCTTAGTCTATAAATAAACtcaatttaattgatttataagaattattttttaattaaagggtttaaaaaataaattcaatattcATTAAATACCATctttaagtaaaatttttcGTACTCAATTCACATGCTATGTCAAATTGACAATTAACCAATAAGTCTTTGAAATTTAGGAAACACAGCTTCATATAAAATTTGCATAACACATAGGACACAAGAGACCTACTTCTTCTTCTTGCCACTGATCATGCTCTTATTTTCTTACAACAGTCATCACTATTCATTATAATATAGTAGTAGAACTCAGGAT contains:
- the LOC100255668 gene encoding subtilisin-like protease SBT1.1 yields the protein MFILISFFFFPAGTMVYRISLLLLVFVAAATPTASADKQTYIVHMDKAKITALDSMLGDSRKWYEEVMDSITELSTEEEGGEEETSPPQLLYAYETAITGFAAKLSTKQLESLNKVEGFMSAVPDEILSLHTTHSPQFLGLHPWRGLWFAPHFTTDVIIGVIDSGIWPEHVSFHDWGMPPVPSRWKGVCEEGTNFTSSNCNKKLIGAKAFFQGYESKRKKINETEDFRSPRDSLGHGTHTASIAAGNVVPGASLFGMGKGFASGMMYSSRIAVYKACYALGCFASDVLAAIDQAVSDGVDVLSLSLGGPSRPYYSDPVAIASLGAVQKGVVVAFPAGNSGPSDLSVFNSAPWMMTVAASSMDRSFSTIVKLGNGEIFHGASLYSGKSTQQLLLVYNETAGEEGAQLCNGGTLSPDLVKGKIVVCDRGNDSPVERGNAGKGEVVKMAGGAGMLLLNTDEQGEELIADPHILPATSLGASAANSIRKYLTSGNATASIFFKGTAYGNPAPAVAAFSSRGPAFVEAYVIKPDVTAPGVNILAAWPPTVSPSGLQSDKRSVTFNVLSGTSMSCPHVSGIAALLKSVHKDWSPAAIKSALMTTAYTQNNKWAPILDLGFNGSESANPFAYGSGHVDPMRASNPGLIYDITHEDYLNYLCSLKYTPEQMALVSRESFTCPNDTVLQPGDLNYPSFAVVFDSDVLNNSATYRRTVTNVGLPCSTYVVRVQEPEGVSVRVEPNVLKFRHLNQKLSYRVSFVAERESSSSGEAVFGSLSWVFWKYTVRSPIAVTWQQPEEY